One genomic region from Ruficoccus amylovorans encodes:
- a CDS encoding TIGR03790 family protein produces MSLSLRHRQPVNAQRSRFGWPLISALLACLLFTSLSHAAPSPERVVVVANSADPVSGQIARYYMEKRGIPEKNLIELETSTEEEVTWDEFITTIYNPLRTRLVLKDWLSGTISSQTDDDGRIQAALATNNIDFLVLCRLPVKIAEDKERRNRAEKLPSQKEFQINRGSIDSELALMMHNNTPTIGFVANPLFGKYEPPRAVAETVVKVARLDGPGFDAVKRSLDSALEAERLGLRGRGYIDMGGPHGDGDRWIEQSGKIIEHMGYPVSWDKERPLIGWKNRVDAAAFYFGWWTNDITGVFADPAFRFPPGAIAFHIHSYSAGYIRRPTNGWAGPLIARGAATTVGNVFEPYLQLTHRPNLFIEGMMKGLSAGEAAYYSLPVLSWMTVCLGDPLYQPFKTDLDAQLAQGLDHPDELSQYAVLRKMKLMRADKQYEDSFIYGVEQNRRLQGIALAFSLARQYQMRGSRSKALEMLEPWLDRPQLDVSQWSMYYEMGTFLESIGENEKALGIYKYLITLAADTPPALTVYYSAAIELAHRMGETGQAEGWQSDLTRMQFEEQEKRVRQKMQNNRP; encoded by the coding sequence CTCCCTCCGCCACCGGCAACCCGTCAACGCGCAACGGTCCCGTTTCGGTTGGCCCCTGATCTCCGCCCTCCTGGCCTGCCTGCTTTTTACCAGCCTCAGCCACGCCGCTCCTTCTCCCGAGCGCGTCGTCGTCGTCGCCAACTCCGCCGATCCGGTCTCCGGGCAAATCGCCCGCTACTACATGGAGAAGCGCGGCATCCCGGAAAAAAACCTGATCGAGCTGGAAACCTCCACTGAGGAGGAGGTCACTTGGGATGAGTTCATCACGACGATTTACAACCCGCTGCGCACCCGGCTGGTGCTGAAGGACTGGCTCAGCGGCACCATCAGCAGCCAGACCGACGACGACGGGCGCATTCAGGCCGCGCTCGCCACCAACAACATCGACTTTCTCGTTCTGTGCCGCCTTCCCGTCAAAATTGCGGAAGACAAGGAACGCCGCAACCGGGCTGAAAAACTCCCCTCCCAGAAGGAATTCCAGATTAACCGGGGTTCCATCGACAGTGAGCTGGCGCTGATGATGCACAACAACACGCCCACCATCGGCTTTGTCGCCAACCCGCTCTTTGGCAAGTACGAGCCGCCGCGCGCGGTGGCCGAAACCGTCGTCAAGGTGGCCCGGCTCGATGGCCCCGGCTTCGATGCGGTCAAGCGCAGCCTCGACTCCGCCCTCGAAGCCGAGCGCCTCGGCCTGCGCGGGCGCGGCTACATCGACATGGGCGGACCGCACGGCGACGGCGACCGCTGGATCGAGCAGTCGGGCAAGATCATTGAGCACATGGGCTACCCCGTCAGTTGGGACAAGGAGCGCCCGCTCATCGGCTGGAAAAACCGCGTGGACGCCGCCGCTTTCTACTTCGGCTGGTGGACGAACGACATCACTGGCGTCTTCGCCGACCCGGCCTTCCGCTTCCCGCCGGGAGCCATCGCCTTCCACATCCACAGCTATTCCGCTGGCTACATCCGCCGCCCCACCAACGGCTGGGCCGGCCCCCTGATCGCCCGCGGCGCGGCGACCACCGTCGGGAATGTTTTTGAGCCCTACCTCCAGCTCACCCACCGTCCGAACCTTTTCATTGAAGGCATGATGAAGGGCCTGAGCGCGGGCGAAGCCGCCTACTACTCGCTGCCCGTCCTGAGCTGGATGACCGTCTGCCTCGGCGACCCGCTCTACCAGCCCTTCAAAACCGACCTCGACGCCCAACTCGCCCAGGGCCTCGACCACCCCGACGAGCTTTCCCAATACGCCGTCCTGCGCAAGATGAAGCTCATGCGCGCAGATAAGCAGTACGAAGACTCTTTTATCTACGGGGTTGAGCAGAACCGCCGTCTCCAGGGGATCGCCTTGGCCTTTTCCCTCGCACGGCAGTATCAGATGCGCGGCTCGCGCAGCAAGGCCCTCGAAATGCTTGAACCCTGGCTGGACCGCCCGCAACTGGATGTCAGCCAGTGGAGCATGTACTACGAGATGGGCACGTTTCTGGAATCCATTGGCGAGAACGAAAAGGCACTCGGCATCTACAAGTACCTGATCACGCTCGCCGCCGACACCCCACCCGCGCTCACCGTTTATTACAGCGCCGCCATCGAGCTGGCCCACCGCATGGGCGAGACCGGCCAGGCCGAGGGCTGGCAGTCCGACCTGACACGGATGCAGTTCGAGGAGCAGGAGAAGCGTGTCCGCCAGAAGATGCAGAACAACCGCCCCTAG